The Miscanthus floridulus cultivar M001 chromosome 7, ASM1932011v1, whole genome shotgun sequence genome includes a region encoding these proteins:
- the LOC136465341 gene encoding uncharacterized protein, whose translation MEERLGLAHLPVGFFALETTPSWSRTTAPPLAHLVHRLAAGRPPPPHRHRTAVACPPSSPVSPSPPQRVHGHLLACIAFGSFTFVFLALVPAAAAPVGSASYWGFADLRQWRPPSSPSRSSPPGHHRRCCAWQQDEPACSEANFLVPSSIPLLPSRLISAYFIPLPSNFVLARLLNRAARGLRGSAWDPFLWWCSSGWAMPAPSSAGGRVGRAATIFHEPERAGCAARLHARMVLLRQPPTGEAVTEVLLQRGDLHERLALAVVRACAGQETSANEPAASLGHHPCLSVQIKCSMKCLRGVFLNREEVIECIANQITKYN comes from the exons ATGGAGGaa CGCTTGGGCTTGGCTCACCTCCCGGTGGGTTTCTTCGCACTGGAGACCACGCCGTCATGGAGCAGGACGACCGCGCCTCCACTCGCTCATCTCGTTCACCGGCTAGCCGCCGGTCGTCCACCACCACCTCACCGGCACCGCACCGCTGTAGCTTGTCCTCCCTCCTCGCCCGTATCGCCTTCGCCACCTCAGCGCGTGCACGGCCACCTCCTCGCCTGTATCGCCTTCGGGAGCTTCACCTTCGTGTTCCTGGCGCTGGTGCCGGCGGCCGCCGCGCCCGTGGGGTCCGCGTCCTACTGGGGATTTGCCGATTTGCGTCAATGGCGACCGCCATCTTCTCCCTCGCGCAGCTCGCCGCCAGGCCACCACCGCCGGTGTTGCGCTTGGCAGCAGGACGAGCCGGCCTGCTCGGAAGCAAACTTCCTTGTTCCTTCCTCCATCCCTTTGCTCCCTTCTCGATTAATCTCCGCTTATTTTATTCCTCTTCCATCTAATTTTGTTTTGGCCCGTTTGTTGAATCGCGCAGCTCGTGGACTTCGGGGTTCAGCTTGGGACCCGTTTCTTTGGTGGTGTTCGTCAG GCTGGGCCAtgccggcgccgagctcggccggAGGACGAGTCGGCCGCGCCGCGACGATTTTCCATGAACCCGAAAGAGCCGGCTGCGCCGCTCGGCTTCATGCACGTATGGTGCTGCTTCGTCAGCCACCCACGGGAGAAGCTGTCACCGAGGTGTTGCTGCAGCGGGGCGACCTCCATGAGCGCCTCGCCCTGGCCGTCGTGCGTGCGTGCGCGGGACAAGAGACGAGTGCGAACGAGCCGGCCGCGTCGCTCGGCCACCACCCTTGTCTGAGCGTGCAAATCAAGTGTTCGATGAAATGTCTGAGAGGGGTATTCTTGAATAGAGAAGAGGTAATTGAATGCATTGCAAACCagataaccaaatacaactaa
- the LOC136465342 gene encoding BTB/POZ and MATH domain-containing protein 1-like codes for MKESTATGDCIRIDDMLPQVFKALLHFIYTDSLPQMEEQEEAAMAQHLLEAADRYDMQRLKLICEEKLYRHLDVGTAATTLVLAEQHSCRGLKQACIEFLKSPDALEAVMETDGFEHLTKSYPVLVKELMSELYLSKQCKRRKLKT; via the coding sequence ATGAAGGAGAGCACGGCCACAGGGGACTGCATCCGGATTGATGACATGTTACCTCAGGTGTTCAAGGCCCTGCTCCATTTCATCTACACTGACTCGCTGCCACAGATGGAGGAACAAGAGGAGGCCGCGATGGCCCAGCATCTGCTGGAAGCGGCAGACAGGTATGACATGCAGAGGCTCAAGCTGATTTGTGAGGAGAAGCTATACAGGCACCTAGACGTCGGCACGGCCGCAACCACGTTGGTGTTGGCTGAACAGCACTCCTGTCGTGGTCTCAAGCAGGCTTGCATTGAGTTTCTCAAATCTCCTGATGCACTGGAAGCAGTCATGGAAACTGATGGCTTTGAGCATCTGACTAAAAGCTACCCTGTTCTCGTGAAGGAGTTGATGTCCGAGCTTTACCTGTCCAAGCAATGCAAGAGAAGGAAATTGAAGACATGA